A part of Streptomyces sp. NBC_01235 genomic DNA contains:
- a CDS encoding ComEC/Rec2 family competence protein, producing the protein MAAGALLIVGRRGAGCDAGWAVRRGARWAARGGAGHGAGHGGSRGAGGHRPPGVRAVGGRKVWPRVTVAASLLCVAAAAASAGLHGADLRRGPVPALAREYATVTAEVEITSDPRLTRPRVRGDHVTPDSVLINAEVRSVEGVARAAVATRAPVLVVVDVGSGWATGGPRAALDGREPPGGGRVEARGWGVSGGGRGESGGWGVSGGWGVSGGGRAESGGWGVSGGGRAESGGREVGGGGRAESGGRDVPGGEGSSTTGGLPLAARAEPEGRQVFGRGPADFGGRDVSGGGRGSGARPGAAPWLGLLPSTRVRVTGRLAPALAGGDRIAAVLRVRDGAVPSVVREPSAAQRLAGRLRAGLRAATDGLPEDARALLPGLVVGDTSRITPELDEAFKETDLAHTLAVSGSNLTIILALLLGPPGLAQHVERRGLAPRLGVPLRATALLGGALTLGFVVVCRPDPSVLRAAACGAIVLLALATGRRRSLIPALATAVLLLVLYDPWLARSYGFLLSVLATGALLTLAPRWSAALRRRRVPSRLAEALAAAGAAQALCAPVVAVLSARVSLVAVPCNLLVEFAVAPATVLGFAVLATAPVAMPVAKALAWCASWPAGWIAGVARTGAALPGGGVDWPGSWGGALLLALVTAGVVMLGRRLSRHPWLCGVCGVLLLLVVVQPPPLTRVITGWPPPGWRLAMCDVGQGDATVLAAGEGAGVVVDAGPDPTLVDRCLRTLGITRVPLVVLTHFHADHVAGLPGVLRGRAVGAIETTGFEEPVDQVEFVRKEAEARDVPLMRAVAGERRRLGALDWEVLWPPPRPAPEPDGPNDASVTLLVRSAGLRMLLLGDLEPPAQQALLRSPAAASLHGVDVLKVAHHGSAYQDPGLIRAVAPRLALISCGADNPYGHPAPSTVAALRAGGAVVLRTDRDGALAVVAGAGGEMRVARD; encoded by the coding sequence ATGGCTGCCGGTGCTCTTCTGATCGTGGGGCGGCGTGGCGCGGGGTGCGACGCAGGGTGGGCCGTGAGGCGCGGCGCACGCTGGGCCGCGAGGGGTGGGGCAGGGCATGGGGCAGGTCATGGCGGGAGTCGTGGCGCGGGCGGTCATCGGCCGCCCGGCGTTCGGGCTGTTGGCGGTCGGAAGGTCTGGCCCCGTGTCACCGTCGCCGCCTCACTGCTCTGCGTGGCCGCGGCTGCCGCGTCGGCCGGGCTGCACGGGGCCGATCTGCGCCGGGGGCCGGTACCGGCGTTGGCGCGGGAGTACGCCACCGTCACCGCCGAGGTGGAGATCACCTCCGACCCGCGGCTCACCCGGCCCCGGGTCAGAGGGGACCACGTGACCCCGGACTCCGTCCTGATCAACGCGGAGGTGCGCAGCGTCGAAGGAGTGGCCCGGGCGGCGGTGGCGACGCGGGCCCCGGTGCTGGTCGTCGTGGACGTCGGGTCGGGCTGGGCCACGGGTGGGCCGCGCGCGGCGCTCGACGGGCGGGAGCCGCCGGGAGGCGGGCGTGTGGAGGCCCGGGGCTGGGGGGTGTCAGGAGGCGGGCGGGGGGAGTCCGGAGGCTGGGGGGTGTCTGGAGGCTGGGGGGTGTCTGGAGGCGGGCGTGCGGAGTCCGGGGGCTGGGGGGTGTCTGGAGGCGGGCGGGCGGAGTCCGGAGGCCGGGAGGTGGGTGGAGGCGGCCGCGCGGAATCCGGGGGGCGGGATGTGCCCGGGGGTGAGGGCAGTTCCACCACCGGTGGACTCCCACTCGCCGCCCGTGCAGAGCCCGAGGGCCGTCAGGTTTTCGGTCGTGGGCCTGCGGATTTCGGTGGCCGGGACGTGTCCGGTGGCGGGCGGGGTTCCGGGGCGAGGCCTGGGGCGGCGCCGTGGCTTGGGCTGTTGCCGTCCACTCGGGTGCGGGTGACCGGGCGGTTGGCACCCGCGTTGGCCGGCGGGGACCGGATCGCGGCCGTGCTGCGGGTGCGGGATGGTGCGGTGCCGTCGGTGGTGCGGGAACCGTCGGCTGCTCAGCGGTTGGCGGGGCGGTTGCGGGCGGGACTGCGGGCGGCCACCGACGGACTGCCCGAGGACGCCAGGGCGTTGCTGCCGGGGCTGGTCGTCGGGGACACCTCGCGGATCACGCCCGAACTGGACGAGGCCTTCAAGGAGACGGATCTGGCACACACCCTCGCCGTTTCCGGCAGCAACCTCACGATCATCCTCGCCCTGCTCCTGGGCCCGCCCGGCCTGGCCCAGCATGTCGAGCGCCGCGGCCTGGCGCCGCGCCTCGGAGTCCCGCTGCGAGCGACCGCGCTGCTCGGCGGAGCGCTCACGCTCGGCTTCGTGGTCGTGTGCCGGCCCGACCCGAGTGTGCTGCGCGCCGCGGCCTGCGGAGCGATCGTGCTGCTCGCCCTGGCGACCGGCCGCCGCAGATCCCTCATCCCGGCGCTGGCGACAGCGGTGCTGCTGCTGGTGCTGTACGACCCGTGGCTGGCGCGGAGTTACGGGTTCCTGCTGTCCGTCCTGGCCACCGGTGCCTTGCTGACGCTGGCCCCGCGCTGGAGTGCCGCGCTGCGACGGCGCCGGGTGCCCTCGCGGCTCGCGGAGGCGCTGGCGGCCGCGGGAGCCGCGCAGGCCCTGTGTGCGCCGGTCGTCGCTGTGCTGTCGGCGCGGGTGAGTCTGGTGGCGGTGCCCTGCAATCTCCTCGTGGAGTTCGCGGTCGCGCCGGCGACGGTGCTGGGCTTCGCGGTGCTGGCGACGGCGCCCGTGGCGATGCCGGTGGCCAAGGCGCTGGCATGGTGCGCGAGTTGGCCGGCTGGATGGATCGCGGGCGTGGCGCGGACCGGGGCGGCGCTGCCCGGCGGGGGAGTGGACTGGCCCGGGAGTTGGGGTGGGGCGCTGTTGCTCGCCCTTGTCACGGCCGGGGTGGTGATGCTCGGGCGGCGGCTGTCGCGGCATCCGTGGCTGTGCGGGGTCTGCGGAGTGCTGCTCCTGCTGGTGGTGGTGCAACCGCCGCCGTTGACCCGGGTGATCACGGGCTGGCCGCCGCCGGGCTGGCGGCTGGCGATGTGCGACGTGGGACAGGGCGACGCGACCGTTCTCGCGGCGGGCGAGGGAGCCGGTGTGGTGGTGGACGCCGGGCCGGATCCGACGCTGGTCGACCGCTGCCTGCGCACGCTCGGTATCACCCGGGTGCCACTCGTAGTGCTCACCCACTTCCATGCCGACCACGTGGCCGGACTGCCCGGGGTGCTGCGGGGCCGGGCGGTGGGGGCTATCGAGACGACGGGGTTCGAGGAGCCCGTGGACCAGGTGGAGTTCGTACGGAAGGAGGCGGAGGCGCGGGACGTTCCCCTGATGCGGGCGGTGGCCGGAGAGCGGCGGCGGCTCGGCGCGCTCGACTGGGAGGTGCTGTGGCCACCGCCGCGCCCGGCGCCGGAACCGGACGGGCCGAACGACGCGAGCGTGACACTGCTGGTGCGGTCGGCCGGGCTGCGCATGCTGCTGCTCGGCGACCTCGAACCCCCGGCCCAGCAGGCTCTGTTGCGTTCCCCGGCGGCCGCGTCGCTGCACGGAGTGGACGTGCTCAAGGTGGCCCATCATGGCTCGGCCTACCAGGACCCGGGCCTCATACGCGCCGTTGCACCGCGGCTGGCGCTGATCTCGTGCGGCGCGGACAACCCGTACGGGCATCCGGCACCCAGCACGGTCGCGGCGCTGCGCGCGGGAGGCGCGGTGGTGCTGCGGACGGACCGCGACGGTGCGCTGGCGGTTGTCGCGGGCGCGGGCGGGGAGATGCGAGTGGCGCGAGACTGA
- a CDS encoding helix-hairpin-helix domain-containing protein gives MPWGEGERYADVDRDRDRGLDAGEGAPPHAAGAWPERAGLALRERMPVWLQARCGLERRSVLALTVLLVAAAAFAVQHFWVGRAQPVRAPEVVRAAAPYEAGEQKPAADLAASVGPPGAGSTAGAEIVVDVSGKVRKPGIHRLPAGSRVVDALGAAGGVRPGTNTDGLNRARFLVDGEQVVVGGPAPAGAAGGAGAGTGTAGSAGAGMGVGPAVPVSLNTATVDQLDTLPGVGPVLAQHIIDYRTRHGGFRSVDELREVNGIGERRFADLRNLVRP, from the coding sequence GTGCCCTGGGGTGAGGGCGAGCGGTATGCCGACGTGGACCGCGACCGCGACCGAGGCCTCGACGCTGGTGAGGGGGCGCCCCCTCATGCCGCTGGGGCCTGGCCGGAGCGGGCAGGGCTGGCCCTGCGGGAGCGGATGCCGGTGTGGTTGCAGGCGCGTTGCGGCCTGGAACGCAGGAGCGTGCTCGCGCTCACGGTGCTGCTGGTCGCGGCCGCCGCTTTCGCCGTGCAGCACTTCTGGGTCGGCCGGGCCCAGCCGGTACGGGCCCCGGAGGTGGTGCGGGCCGCCGCCCCTTATGAGGCAGGTGAGCAGAAACCGGCTGCCGATCTCGCCGCTTCCGTAGGCCCGCCGGGTGCGGGGAGTACGGCCGGGGCCGAGATCGTGGTGGACGTCAGCGGCAAGGTGAGGAAGCCCGGGATCCACCGACTCCCGGCCGGTTCACGGGTGGTCGACGCGTTGGGCGCGGCCGGTGGAGTGCGACCGGGCACCAACACCGACGGTCTCAACCGCGCCCGCTTCCTCGTGGACGGCGAGCAGGTCGTCGTCGGCGGTCCCGCGCCGGCCGGGGCTGCCGGAGGGGCGGGGGCGGGGACAGGGACAGCGGGGTCCGCCGGTGCCGGCATGGGAGTGGGTCCCGCGGTTCCCGTCTCCCTCAACACGGCCACCGTGGATCAACTCGACACCCTCCCCGGCGTGGGACCCGTGTTGGCGCAGCACATCATCGACTACCGCACACGGCACGGCGGTTTCCGGTCGGTGGACGAACTGCGCGAGGTCAACGGCATCGGTGAGCGTCGCTTCGCCGACCTGCGGAATCTCGTGCGGCCATGA
- a CDS encoding DegV family protein has translation MSRHVAIVTDSTAYLPQRTMERHGITAVPLTVVLGDQALEEGNEISTRSLAQALQKRRPVTTSRPSPQLFAETYRRVAEAGATGIVSLHLSAELSGTYDAAVVAAREAPVPVRVVDTGMVAMALGFCALAAAEVAEAGGTVDEAVTAAEKRAAGTSAYFYVDTLDYLRRGGRIGAAQALLGSALAVKPLLQLDGGRIDLLEKVRTASKAIARLEELVADRAGSAPVDIAVHHLAAPDRASALADRLRSRVPGLADLHVSEVGAVIGAHTGPGLLGVVVSPR, from the coding sequence ATGTCCCGCCATGTCGCGATCGTCACGGATTCAACGGCCTACCTGCCGCAGCGGACGATGGAGCGTCACGGCATCACCGCGGTGCCCCTGACCGTCGTCCTCGGCGACCAGGCTCTTGAAGAGGGCAACGAGATCTCGACCCGCTCCCTCGCTCAGGCGCTGCAGAAGCGACGCCCCGTCACCACCTCGCGCCCCAGCCCCCAGCTCTTCGCCGAGACGTACCGCAGAGTCGCCGAGGCCGGCGCCACCGGCATCGTCTCCCTCCACCTCTCCGCCGAGTTGTCCGGCACCTACGACGCGGCGGTCGTCGCGGCGCGTGAGGCACCGGTGCCGGTGCGGGTGGTGGACACCGGCATGGTCGCGATGGCGCTCGGCTTCTGCGCGCTGGCGGCGGCCGAGGTCGCCGAGGCGGGTGGCACGGTCGACGAGGCGGTCACCGCGGCGGAGAAGCGGGCCGCCGGCACCTCCGCCTATTTCTACGTCGACACCCTGGACTACCTGCGCCGTGGCGGCCGGATCGGTGCTGCCCAGGCCCTGTTGGGCTCGGCGCTCGCGGTGAAGCCGCTGCTCCAGCTGGACGGGGGACGTATCGATCTCCTGGAGAAGGTGCGGACGGCGTCGAAGGCGATCGCCCGCCTGGAGGAGCTCGTGGCCGACCGTGCGGGCAGCGCGCCGGTCGACATCGCCGTGCACCATCTCGCCGCTCCCGACCGGGCGTCCGCTCTTGCGGACCGTCTGCGGTCACGCGTGCCCGGGCTCGCCGATCTGCACGTGAGTGAGGTCGGTGCGGTGATCGGGGCGCATACCGGGCCGGGACTGCTGGGCGTCGTGGTCTCACCGCGCTGA
- the leuS gene encoding leucine--tRNA ligase, which yields MSETNPAAAAVPAEAAPHRYTAAMAAEIEARWQDFWDAEGTYAAPNPKGDLAGDAELVARPKKFIMDMFPYPSGAGLHVGHPLGYIATDVFARFQRMTGHNVLHTLGFDAFGLPAEQHAVQTGEHPRITTEAAINNMKSQLRQLGLGHDKRRSFATIDPDYYKWTQWIFLQIFNSWYDDQANKARPISELIARFESGERAVPGDTRAWSELTAVERADVLSEYRLAYASDAPVNWCPGLGTVLANEEVTADGRSERGNFPVFKAKLRQWNMRITAYADRLLDDLDALDWPEAIKLQQRNWIGRSEGARVDFPVDGERITVFTTRPDTLFGATYMVLAPEHPLVDKFTPDTWPEGTHDVWTGGHATPAEAVAAYRAQAASKSDVERQAEAKDKTGVFTGVYAINPVNGERVPVFIADYVLMGYGTGAIMAVPAGDQRDFEFARAFELPIRCIVEPTDGRGTDTSTWENAFASYDAKIIASSNEEISLDGLGVVDAKARITEWLERKGIGEGTVNFRLRDWLFSRQRYWGEPFPIVYDEDGIAHSLPESMLPLELPEVEDYSPRTFDPDDANTSPETPLSRNEAWVDVTLDLGDGRGPQKYRRETNTMPNWAGSCWYELRYLDPHNSEKLVDPEIEQYWMGPREGQTHGGVDLYVGGAEHAVLHLLYARFWSKVLFDLGHVSSAEPFHKLFNQGMIQAYVYRDSRGFPVPAAEVEERDGAYFYQGEKVSRLLGKMGKSLKNAVTPEAICAEYGADTLRLYEMAMGPLDVSRPWDTRAVVGQYRLLQRLWRNVVDETTGEVTVVDTEPGEDTLRALHKAIDGVRQDLEGLRFNTAIAKITELNNHLTKAGDALTRSVAEALVLLVAPLAPHIAEELWRRLGHTDSVVHQDLPVADPAYVVDESVTCVVQIKGKVKARLEVSPAISDEELEKVALADEAVVTALGGAGIRKVIVRAPKLVNIVPA from the coding sequence ATGAGCGAGACGAACCCCGCTGCCGCCGCTGTCCCGGCGGAGGCCGCGCCGCACCGCTACACGGCAGCCATGGCCGCCGAGATCGAAGCACGCTGGCAGGACTTCTGGGACGCCGAGGGCACGTACGCCGCGCCGAACCCGAAGGGCGACCTGGCCGGTGACGCCGAGCTGGTCGCCCGGCCCAAGAAGTTCATCATGGACATGTTCCCGTATCCCTCCGGTGCGGGCCTGCACGTCGGCCACCCCCTGGGCTACATCGCGACCGACGTCTTCGCGCGCTTCCAGCGCATGACCGGCCACAACGTCCTGCACACCCTGGGCTTCGACGCCTTCGGCCTGCCCGCCGAGCAACACGCCGTGCAGACCGGCGAGCACCCCCGGATCACCACCGAAGCGGCCATCAACAACATGAAGTCCCAGCTGCGCCAGCTGGGCCTGGGCCACGACAAGCGCCGGTCGTTCGCCACGATCGACCCGGACTACTACAAGTGGACCCAGTGGATCTTCCTCCAGATCTTCAACTCCTGGTACGACGACCAGGCGAACAAGGCCCGCCCGATCTCCGAGCTGATCGCCCGGTTCGAGTCCGGTGAGCGTGCCGTCCCGGGCGACACGCGTGCGTGGAGCGAGCTGACCGCCGTCGAGCGCGCCGACGTCCTGAGCGAGTACCGCCTGGCCTACGCCTCCGACGCGCCGGTCAACTGGTGCCCCGGCCTGGGCACCGTGCTGGCCAACGAGGAGGTCACCGCCGACGGCCGCTCCGAGCGCGGTAACTTCCCCGTCTTCAAGGCCAAGCTGCGCCAGTGGAACATGCGCATCACGGCCTACGCCGACCGGCTGCTGGACGACCTGGACGCGCTGGACTGGCCCGAGGCCATCAAGCTGCAGCAGCGCAACTGGATCGGTCGCTCCGAGGGCGCCCGCGTCGACTTCCCCGTGGACGGCGAGCGCATCACGGTCTTCACCACGCGCCCGGACACCCTGTTCGGTGCGACCTACATGGTGCTGGCGCCCGAGCACCCGTTGGTCGACAAGTTCACCCCGGACACCTGGCCCGAGGGCACGCACGACGTCTGGACCGGCGGTCACGCGACCCCGGCCGAGGCCGTCGCCGCCTACCGCGCGCAGGCCGCCTCGAAGTCCGACGTGGAGCGCCAGGCCGAGGCCAAGGACAAGACCGGCGTCTTCACCGGTGTGTACGCGATCAACCCGGTCAACGGCGAGCGGGTCCCCGTCTTCATCGCCGACTACGTCCTGATGGGCTACGGCACCGGCGCGATCATGGCCGTCCCGGCGGGCGACCAGCGCGACTTCGAGTTCGCGCGCGCCTTCGAGCTGCCGATCCGCTGCATCGTCGAGCCGACCGACGGCCGCGGAACCGACACGTCGACCTGGGAGAACGCCTTCGCGTCGTACGACGCGAAGATCATCGCCTCCTCCAACGAGGAGATCTCCCTGGACGGCCTGGGCGTCGTCGACGCCAAGGCGCGCATCACGGAGTGGTTGGAGCGCAAGGGAATCGGCGAGGGCACCGTCAACTTCCGCCTGCGCGACTGGCTGTTCAGCCGCCAGCGCTACTGGGGTGAGCCCTTCCCGATCGTCTACGACGAGGACGGCATCGCGCACTCGCTGCCCGAGTCGATGCTGCCCCTGGAGCTGCCGGAGGTCGAGGACTACTCGCCGCGCACCTTCGACCCGGACGACGCGAACACGTCCCCGGAGACGCCGCTGTCCCGCAACGAGGCCTGGGTCGACGTCACCCTGGACCTGGGCGACGGCCGCGGTCCGCAGAAGTACCGCCGCGAGACCAACACCATGCCCAACTGGGCCGGTTCCTGCTGGTACGAGCTGCGCTACCTGGACCCGCACAACAGCGAGAAGCTGGTCGACCCGGAGATCGAGCAGTACTGGATGGGCCCCCGCGAGGGCCAGACGCACGGCGGTGTCGACCTGTACGTCGGCGGCGCCGAGCACGCCGTGCTGCACCTGCTGTACGCGCGCTTCTGGTCCAAGGTCCTGTTCGACCTGGGGCACGTCTCCTCCGCGGAGCCGTTCCACAAGCTGTTCAACCAGGGCATGATCCAGGCCTACGTCTACCGTGACAGCCGCGGCTTCCCGGTGCCGGCCGCCGAGGTGGAGGAGCGCGACGGCGCGTACTTCTACCAGGGCGAGAAGGTCTCCCGTCTGTTGGGCAAGATGGGCAAGTCCCTGAAGAACGCGGTCACCCCGGAGGCGATCTGCGCCGAGTACGGCGCCGACACCCTGCGCCTGTACGAGATGGCGATGGGCCCGCTGGACGTCTCGCGCCCGTGGGACACGCGCGCGGTGGTGGGCCAGTACCGGCTGCTGCAGCGGCTGTGGCGCAACGTCGTCGACGAGACGACCGGCGAGGTGACCGTTGTCGACACCGAGCCCGGCGAGGACACCCTGCGGGCCCTGCACAAGGCGATCGACGGGGTGCGCCAGGACCTGGAGGGCCTGCGCTTCAACACCGCCATCGCCAAGATCACCGAGCTGAACAACCACCTGACCAAGGCGGGCGACGCGCTGACGCGCTCCGTCGCCGAGGCCCTGGTGCTGCTGGTCGCCCCGCTGGCCCCGCACATTGCCGAGGAGCTGTGGCGCCGCCTGGGCCACACCGACTCGGTCGTCCACCAGGACCTGCCGGTCGCCGACCCGGCGTACGTCGTGGACGAGAGCGTGACCTGCGTCGTGCAGATCAAGGGCAAGGTCAAGGCGCGCCTGGAGGTGTCCCCGGCCATCTCCGACGAGGAACTGGAGAAGGTGGCGCTGGCCGACGAGGCTGTGGTGACCGCGCTGGGCGGGGCCGGTATCCGCAAGGTGATCGTGCGGGCACCGAAGCTGGTGAACATCGTTCCGGCGTGA
- a CDS encoding cytochrome b/b6 domain-containing protein, whose translation MNPRSSNSSLPKPGRSAYGVASAVVLVLIPVVVLVGGDQLQAFLNFGAGVLSLVCLTCSVIWGLVAQDRLILNTRQRIIAQGIHRVTAVGSIAFLLVHITVKLALEHTVLIAALIPFSLGIKGSAGLIGLGSLAALLMIFVGITGALRNQFAAPAEVAARWRAMHMLAYPALCAALIHGLFAGRPAKTFFMVSYELCLAGVMAALALRAAPRPFKRKVADQIAALLGTQDRSAMDGLEASRARVTETGSSALPGYEGRSGRSPLTDTTSSTRMSPPSSPLYDTPATPEPANGFAAAYRAVNTPPRGQQQPFAADQTARMNMPFDMQATEAIPQVDNGGSTSGSWPIPSPPPVGEAPPSVYDPLQDTGFNIPVYGNSGTAGYGGRDVYDTGETNPPFGTYNQNDTYNSGPANEPSPGASFDAPGSGEPWNTPSGGYR comes from the coding sequence ATGAACCCTCGTTCTAGTAACAGCTCGCTCCCCAAGCCCGGTCGGTCGGCTTATGGGGTGGCGTCGGCTGTCGTCCTGGTCCTCATACCCGTGGTCGTGCTGGTCGGCGGCGACCAGCTCCAGGCCTTCCTCAACTTCGGTGCGGGTGTCCTGTCGCTGGTATGCCTGACCTGCTCGGTCATCTGGGGCCTCGTGGCCCAGGACCGGCTCATCCTCAACACGCGTCAACGGATCATCGCGCAGGGCATCCACCGCGTGACCGCCGTCGGCTCCATCGCGTTCCTCCTGGTGCACATCACCGTCAAGCTGGCACTGGAACACACCGTCCTGATCGCCGCGCTGATCCCCTTCAGCCTGGGCATCAAGGGCAGCGCCGGACTCATCGGCCTCGGCTCCCTGGCCGCCCTGCTCATGATCTTCGTCGGTATCACCGGCGCGCTGCGCAATCAGTTCGCCGCACCGGCCGAGGTCGCCGCCCGCTGGCGCGCGATGCACATGCTGGCCTACCCGGCACTGTGCGCGGCCCTGATCCACGGGCTGTTCGCGGGCCGCCCGGCGAAGACGTTCTTCATGGTGTCGTACGAGCTGTGCCTGGCCGGGGTCATGGCCGCCCTCGCGCTGCGCGCCGCCCCGCGCCCGTTCAAACGCAAGGTCGCCGACCAGATCGCCGCGCTCCTGGGCACGCAGGACCGCTCGGCCATGGACGGCCTGGAGGCGTCACGCGCGCGCGTGACGGAGACCGGCTCCTCGGCACTGCCCGGCTACGAGGGCCGTTCGGGCCGTTCGCCGCTGACCGACACGACGAGCTCCACCCGGATGAGCCCGCCGTCGTCGCCGCTGTACGACACGCCCGCCACCCCGGAGCCCGCCAATGGCTTCGCGGCCGCCTACCGTGCCGTCAACACACCGCCGCGCGGCCAGCAGCAGCCCTTCGCGGCCGACCAGACGGCACGTATGAACATGCCGTTCGACATGCAGGCCACGGAGGCGATCCCGCAGGTCGACAACGGCGGCAGCACCTCTGGCAGCTGGCCGATCCCGTCCCCGCCGCCGGTCGGCGAGGCACCCCCGTCGGTCTACGACCCCCTCCAGGACACGGGATTCAACATCCCGGTCTATGGCAATTCGGGCACCGCCGGATACGGCGGACGTGACGTGTACGACACCGGTGAGACGAACCCCCCCTTCGGCACGTACAACCAGAACGACACGTACAACAGCGGTCCCGCCAATGAACCATCGCCCGGCGCGTCGTTCGACGCACCGGGTTCGGGCGAACCTTGGAACACGCCTTCCGGAGGCTATAGGTGA
- a CDS encoding NADH-quinone oxidoreductase subunit NuoF family protein, which yields MNEALPDVPEVRVVGLPQLTSGFDLVERLDLPMHLKVHGPLEPLGGEALAKLSENINLKGRGGAGFPFHKKLRSVAEAAIKRGVRPVVVVNGSEDEPACRKDTVLINRAPHLILDGALLVAEALGARTLVVGVTRESTQRSMEAALAERGLSNGRRSALKAFVQRNPIRMVTGAAASLIRSIDGGPPIPPGRKVSASQNGVGGAPTLLSNAETFAQLAIAARIGPERYGNTGLYDEPGTVMLTVSGAVARPMVIEVPTGVPLRYVLQLAGAPPVPQGVLTGGYHGKWIDAATVNEAIVSRNSLDAVGGALGAGAILPISQETCPLGESLRVAQWLADESAGQCGPCYLGLPAAARGMEDILNGGGPAALEALKQVAKNVKRRGACSHPDGSAMFLESTIKAFTDDLAAHVLGNGCGRPVEGVLPLFEAGMAPAGITSGSAPEESGSSRQKIFVDWTLCRGHGLCADILPEVFQLGADGFPTVAQAKVPQYAEAKALRAVRRCPALALRIEEDTRAQAPSRNLPVLSQGRGRRALGR from the coding sequence GTGAACGAGGCCCTGCCCGACGTCCCAGAAGTCCGCGTGGTCGGCCTTCCGCAGCTCACGTCGGGCTTCGACCTTGTCGAGAGACTCGACCTGCCCATGCACCTGAAGGTGCATGGGCCGCTCGAGCCCCTGGGCGGAGAGGCGCTCGCGAAGCTCTCCGAGAACATCAACCTGAAGGGCCGCGGCGGCGCGGGCTTCCCCTTCCACAAAAAGCTGCGCTCGGTCGCCGAGGCGGCGATCAAGCGCGGCGTACGGCCGGTCGTCGTCGTCAACGGAAGTGAGGACGAACCGGCCTGCCGCAAGGACACGGTGCTCATCAACCGTGCCCCGCACCTCATCCTGGACGGCGCGCTGCTGGTCGCGGAGGCGCTGGGTGCCCGCACGCTCGTGGTGGGGGTCACCCGCGAATCGACCCAGCGCTCCATGGAGGCCGCGCTCGCCGAACGCGGGCTCAGCAACGGCCGTAGATCGGCGCTGAAGGCATTCGTGCAGCGCAACCCGATCCGTATGGTCACCGGTGCCGCCGCGTCGCTGATCCGCTCGATCGACGGCGGCCCGCCGATCCCGCCCGGCCGCAAGGTCAGCGCCTCGCAGAACGGCGTCGGCGGCGCACCCACCCTGCTGTCCAACGCCGAGACGTTCGCCCAGCTGGCCATCGCCGCCCGCATCGGCCCGGAGCGCTACGGCAACACCGGCCTGTACGACGAGCCGGGCACCGTCATGTTGACGGTCTCCGGCGCGGTCGCCCGCCCGATGGTGATCGAGGTCCCCACCGGCGTGCCGCTGCGTTATGTCCTGCAGCTCGCCGGCGCCCCGCCGGTGCCCCAGGGCGTGCTGACCGGGGGTTACCACGGCAAGTGGATCGACGCGGCGACGGTCAACGAGGCGATCGTCTCCCGCAATTCCCTCGACGCCGTGGGCGGGGCGCTCGGCGCCGGCGCCATCCTGCCGATCAGCCAGGAGACCTGCCCGCTGGGCGAGTCGCTGCGCGTGGCGCAATGGCTGGCCGACGAGAGCGCCGGACAGTGCGGTCCCTGCTACCTCGGTCTGCCGGCCGCCGCGCGCGGCATGGAGGACATCCTCAACGGCGGTGGCCCGGCCGCCCTGGAGGCGCTCAAGCAGGTCGCCAAGAACGTCAAGCGGCGCGGTGCGTGCTCGCACCCGGACGGCTCCGCGATGTTTCTGGAGTCGACCATCAAGGCGTTCACCGACGACCTGGCGGCGCATGTCCTCGGCAATGGCTGCGGACGGCCCGTGGAGGGCGTTCTGCCGCTCTTCGAGGCGGGCATGGCCCCGGCGGGCATCACGAGCGGCAGCGCGCCGGAGGAGAGCGGCTCAAGCCGTCAGAAGATCTTCGTCGACTGGACGCTGTGCCGCGGGCACGGCCTGTGCGCCGACATCCTCCCGGAGGTCTTCCAGCTCGGCGCCGACGGCTTCCCGACGGTGGCGCAGGCGAAGGTACCGCAGTACGCGGAGGCCAAGGCTCTACGCGCGGTGCGCCGCTGCCCGGCGCTGGCCCTGCGCATCGAGGAGGACACGCGCGCGCAGGCGCCCTCCCGCAACCTCCCGGTCCTCTCCCAGGGCCGCGGCCGCCGCGCCCTGGGACGCTGA